The Tripterygium wilfordii isolate XIE 37 chromosome 18, ASM1340144v1, whole genome shotgun sequence nucleotide sequence TGTATCTATTCTACTTCTTTTGTTAATTCAAGCTTCTCTCTCACATTGCATCCCTGTAATTTTCACTTTAAGGTGATGAAGAAATCCATCAAGTGAAAAGGCTGTTGCTGGTCATTGCTTGATTGCCAGGTAATGAGATGTCTCCTGGTGCAATGAGAACAGGAAATGCACTATCTACATCTAGATGCAAGCAGCTTTAATCCATGTAAATGAGAAGGCTGCTATATTTCATATTTTGGTAATGGAGACCCTCAGCCAGTTGTTAGAAGCTAACCATATGGAAGAACCCCATAATTAGCCGACTGTTGAACTTTATACGTCCAATTAGAAAATGTTTCTCAATCCATTATAATTTGATACAGGTTTTAACCAATCCAATATCAAACTATGCTATTTAGTGCTGCCTCGGAGGGAGATTTCCAGAACCAGATATCTGAGTCTTCTATAGCAACAAAGGCAACCAACGCTGGTGATGAATGTACATAACCAGCTGTGTTTACttggtaagaaaatataatcAGGGAATTGTTTATGAGTAAGTAATATGTGTTGTAAAGATAGTAAGATCGATGGGATTGCAAGTTGGGCTTAACAAAGTCCAAATAAGTCCATGTACTATTTTCGGGCTAAACAAGCACTCGTATTATTTTCGAGCTAAACAAACACTTGTATTTTGTATGTGGTATGTTTGGACTCCGATAAAACAAATCCAATGATAAGTCCATGTACTATTTTCGGGCTAAACTAGCACTTAGTCCATGTACTATTTTCAGGCTAAACAAGCACTTGTATTATTTTGTATGTGGTATGTTTGGACTCCGATAAAACAAGTCCAATGAGTAACCTAAAATGAGTATAAAACTATTTTAGGTTTTatccattttcattttcaagtcTTCCAATCGATACCCTAAATCATCACTTATTTTATCTATTTGCTTTCTGATACCCTAGATCTGGGGTACCCAGATTTCCCCAAATGTCAGAAAcagattaaataattaatttctctCTTGCCTTTCATCTTCTCCCATGAAACTCTCAGACGAAAAGCCTCATGTTTGCAAGCCCGATCCTGAGTCTCGCCTGTCTATGGCCCCTTTTGGTATAGCTTTTTtacaagcatttatactactttctagtataaatgctatGAGCTAAGCATTTTTGTGTACAACCTTCCAACTCATGAAATAACCTAGCAATCTTCTGATTTCCTCTATCGCTTTACTCCATACAGCACGGGTTGTATTAAAAATTCATCTAgaatatattattttgaaattgacaTATAAAAGATGATATTTATATTAGTTCGAAAGTATGTGTATTTTCTTctctaaaaaaattatgtgtattTGTAAAAAGAAGTTAAAATTGGAAGTAGTTAAAGTaattattttagaaaatattaaaatatttgatgtgttgTTGAAATGAGATATATAGTTGGAAGGGTGTTAAAAAATTGATAACTTAAAAtaactttttaaatttaaatagggAAAACTATCCACACCCAAAATGGGTATTAGGGTTGGACACGCTCTTAGCCCTTATCTCATTTAGCTGTTAAAATTTGTTGATGTGGCAAGTAATATATGATATGGTTTTATTTGAAACGGGATTTGGAGAGAAGTAGAATTTGAATCCACGATCTAATAGATAAGTGATCTCTTACCTGCAATATAATATAATAGGGTTTTAAAAGGTGTTAAGCGAGCAAGAGAGTGATAAATCTCCCTTTCTCGGAAGTCCATGATAAATCGCACAGATttcgtttctcatttttttattcttcaaaattcaagatTAGGGTTTCGTTGGAGCTTGATTTATTGGGACagagagaggagagatttgAGGGGTTTGGTTCAGTAGGAGGTGTTGTTGAGAGCCCATGCAATTGGTTTGGGCTAGCCCAGAAGATATCTTTCTCTACACTCCGTTTGTTAGCTATCTTGATAGTATTTCCTCTATCCTTTTTTTTCCATCAGAATGTATCTATTTATGTTTTTGCAAATAGATCTATGGATATTAATAAGGTTGATTTCtatgaattttgtgtttttctttttgggtttcaAGTAAATTTCTATGAACTAATGTTAAGTTATATACCGATCGAACCAATGAGGTTCAACCAGCTAAGACGAAGAAAGTTCAGATTCTTTAGCTTGGCAATGGCGATTGTATTGGGTCAGtgacatttattaatttgtggAACTGAATCAATCATTTGGAGAAAAGGAAGGTCACAAACTTCTGGAGGAATTTGGCCGGAGAGTTCACCGGTGAAGATGGTGAGGGAAGTGATGCGATGAGAATCAAAAAATTTGAAGACGTCTCAAATACTTTTTTTCTGACTAATGCCACATGTCTACCAAATCATTTATCATAAACACCGGTAATGTTACGTATCCCTAATGAAGTTATCCATAAGGATCCATAATCTATTTGACATGTTTACTAAGAAAGATGACATCATAGTTTTTTTACTTTAAAAACGaaatttcaaaatgttttgtttcttaaaatataagttagatttcaaaaaaaataaattatatattcgaattcaacatgtaaaactctttctatagagacCCATTGTTGAACCTGAGCGTTCTTAATTACActattttattacattgttttttaaattgtGTATAAAAATCTGTAAtacttaaacaatgtaattacaagTAAAAAAGTGTAATAAGAGATGCGCTAGtgagaaacaatgtaataagaaaaCTGTGTTAAtcagaaataatgtaataagaaaaCTGTGTTAGTCAGAAAACTAtgttaaaataatgtaattaccaCATGATTATGGACGGTTATGGACAAATTTATTAGGGATACAAAATATTTTCGCGTAAACACCGTTATAACATAATTTAACGTGAGGGGCTTATTTAGATCAAGATGCAAAGTACCCCGAAAAAAATATAGAAGCAGAAAagcctttttgtttttttttttttttaaattgtgaaCCCTCCCTCGTTCGTACATATTGATTAGCAATATGTGGTATTATATTATTGTAATATTGTATAATTTACGGCTACCACGTATGCTGTTACGCCACGTAATCACAAACATTTGGCATCTCAACACATTGTTCTGCGGTTCTTATTTGGGCACAATATTGAACTACACACACCATAGCCTTCGTTGTACCCACAACCAACACAAGTGCCAAGCTCCAATGACCATCGAAGGAATCAAACTACACACACCACGCCTGGCATCGGAGCTTGGAACTCGCAAAAAATCCCATTTTTATTGCACAAATATCTGACATTCCTTGAATCTCAAACTACTCTCATCAATGCAATTACGTCTACATTACCAAAGCTCGAAGCCCATGTCAAATTTATAATATATCTTTTGCAGAGAAAAAGAGATCATCTTGTTTTATGAAATCAAAAGTCATTGAAGGTATAATAGTAAGGTACCATTTGTAGCCAATTCCACCGACCACAAGTCTTCTCCTTTTCCAATTCCTAtatctcttctcctcctccccaTGGACCCTTCTTGGCTCCTCCTGCTCTTGCCAAATCATCATCTGGGTCTCGCACATTTTTGATGTGGTTCAGTTTTTGATGAAGATGGTGTCTACGAGGTCCATTCAGGTAGATTGAAAAAAGGCCATGATCCATGAATCAGTTCTTCCTACACTTACTGGTAGAGTGGTAGTCCCTTCTTCTCCAAAAATATTCTTCACATAATCAAGTATCATGTTgacttcctttcttttcttcactcttctttaccaaacacccATCTCTTATTCTCTTCAAGAGATTCCAAGTAAGTGGAATGAAAAATGTGGCAACTTTCACATCCCTTACCCATTTCACTTGAACAATTCTTGTGCTTCTTTGGTACCCATTGCTTTCCATGTCTTTTGCCTAAACTcaaccaacctttttctcaacatTGACTCTCAAAAATATAAAGTTCTTGAATTTTATTCTGATGGGGTCTTGGTGGACTTCCCTGGTGCCTTCCCCTCAAAGTGTCGCCAATACAACGATTTGAATTCCTTTGGCTTCACAGGAAATGACTACTTTGGGTTATCTGGTGATAATGTTATTGGGTTGTATGATTGCGAGGATTCTTCCTTGTGTAAGGCAGATTGTGAAACAATAGACTTGCCTGGTTGTGATGGCAATGACAGTGGCTCCCCTGGCTGCTGCTATCAACTCTCTGATCACACTACATGGAAATTTGGAGATGGGTTTTCTGTTTTTTCCAAATTTGGATGCAGAGGATTCTCTAGCTGGGTTGTTTCAAGAGGAACCACTACAGGAAAGCGTGGAGTGAAGTTGGAGTGGGCAATTCCTTTGAATTCATCAAAAGTTGTTTGTGCTAGCAATGCAAAAATTGTGAATGCTACATCTGTGAGAGGAGGGATAAGGTGCTTGTGTCAGGATGGGTTTGTTGGTGATGGATTTGCAAATGGGGTTGGATGCACCAAGTGTAAGTAGTTTCTTGTTAAAACTTTTGTAGTTGTAGAGCGTTCTTCTTTGAAATTGGAAGCTTTTTAATTTTGCCTAATATGCATTTAGGGTCTAGGGTTTAGCCGACTCAAACAATGGGTTGTTCGCTGAAATGGTATTTTGACCACGCTAACTCTTAGCGCAAGTGGGAGGTCGTGAGTTTAAGTCTCATGGGTGTTATCTTCCCGCATTAGACCTTGGCCCAGGTCTCAATTGATCCATGAGAATTGCAGGGTTTTTTATGTAACCTGAGATTTATCATTCTGTTATTTGGTGGGCAGCTAGGTGGATTCCACATTACCAAAGTTTAGCATACTCATTTTTTCAACCCACAAAGAATATTTCTGTGTTATTGGAAAGTATTATGGGTTGCTTGGTTCTATCTTTTCTGTAGTTGAATACCAAACAATGTTTGTTTCAATCTAAACCCATGTCAACCCTTCTAGAGGAGAAGGTTGTTGCATTTGCAGTGTCATATAATCATTATGTAGATGTCTTAAGCATTCACTAATTGTCTCTTTGTGAAGTGTTGGCTTGCTCCAATATGCTAATGAATTTCTAAAACATGTTTCAGACTCACATTTCATTGATGAATCCTATTTCTTTTGACAGCCTGCATAAAAAATGGAGAGGAAGCATATGGTAGTGACTGCTATACCAGAAAAGGCAATCAGAAAACAGTCATCATTATAGCCGGTAAGCTATTACAGAACATACCATTTTGAGCATTGGAAGTTTTATACAGACAGAATCTCAAAGTTACATCGTTAGGATCAGATTTCAGCTGATGGATCACAAAAGCATTGTTCTTCAATATGCAGGTGTTCTTGGCCCAATATTCATCGTTGCATCTTTGATTGCACTGCTTTGCTTAGTGAAACGCCCCATCAAAGCTGAGGCTTATTATCATGACCAAAGAGCACATTTTCCTAGCACAATATCATTTCGGAAAGCTTGCAGGACGCGGTTGTTCAATTACCAGGAGCTAGAAGAAGCCACGAAAGGATTTGACAGTAGCCAAAAGCTTGCAGATGTAACTCATGGAACCATATATGCTGGGGTCCTGGGGGATGGTTCGCATGTCGCTGTTCACAAGGTGCAATGTGAAGGTGAAAAAGATTTATCGCAGGTCCTATCCAGAATCGAGGTTTTGTCCTCCGTTTTGCACAGGAATATGGCTCGCCTTCTCGGATGCTCTATTGACTCTGGCTACACTCCACTTGTGGTATATGAGTATCCTGCAAATGGTACACTGGAGGAGCATTTACACCGAAATAGAGGACAAAACTTTGGCCTTGACTGGAACAAGAGAATAAGCATTGCCGTGGAAACAGCAAGCGTTTTTGCCTTCTTGCAGTACGAGATTTCAGTCCCAATCTTTCACCATGATCTCCGAGCTGGTTGTATCTTGGTGGATGAAGAATTTTCTGTTAGAATTGCAGGATTTGAGCTACTTAACCCTAGTAGAGTCGAACACGAGTCTCACTTACAGAAGCATCGTGGAGGTTTGCACATGAGTAAAAGCGATGTCTATGACTTTGGTGTTCTGCTTCTGGAGATGATCACAGGCTCCAAACAGATAGACCTGCCAACAGTAGCATTGCAAAAGATCAAAAGTGGGAAGCTAGAAGAAATTGTGGATCCAGATCTTTACTATCATGAGCAACCCGCTTCTCGCCAAGAACAGATAGAGATAGTTGCTGACCTTGCTACGAGATGCATGctgttcggtaaagatggcaaAATCGGCATGATTGATGTCGCTAGAGAGCTGTTACACATTACAAAAGATAGCATTCATGGAGGAAGCAGAAGGGGACCTGCACTTGAAGAGACATTTTCAAATTCAAGCCTCCTTCAGATGATCTCCATGTCTCCTGACTCTATCCATGTACCTTGAATTGTTCCTGCTTTCATCATTTTGAAATCACCATTGTCATTTCTTCATCCAACATCCTAATATCCGTTAATTACATTCAATACTAATGTTTATATCAAGACATCTCTGGGAGACTTCTTTCTACTGATGGAAAGAATCTCAGAAAATTACAGCACATCACTGTTGTTTACTTCATCCAACCATCTTTTGTTTACAGATTTGCATATATCTAGATTCATCTTGAAAATTTTGATCTTCTCCGGGTTTTAGTACATTGatcaattcatcatcatcaaccaagcctttatcccaaaaatttgggATCGACTACATGAGTTCACATTGATCACTTACATCCTCGTTATTTCTCGCTCTTAGAGCTAATTTTCCAGGGCGAATAAACACAAAGTTGTTTTCAAGGTCATCATATGATATGACTATCAGCAGAATCATCAAGAACAACTTCCTCTCCAATAAAGCATAGCACATGTCAATTTATATAGAAGTAGATATATCATTCCAAATTTGTCTGTAATGATTCAGTTgatattcttcttctccttcttcacaTTCTTACTTATCATCATCCTTCCATTTAGCCTCAGCTATTTCTTCCTTTTATTAAGCAGCTAGTGCATTACTGGCAGCCAGTTGCTCGGCTGTCTTCTTCTAGGATTTTGAGCAACCCCAACAGAGCAACATCTACGAAACTTTGAAAGCGGCCAGATTTTCACCACTTTTTCATGGTCCAATCCTCATCTGTTGATGGTACTCTTCTGGCGTCTCCCTAACAGGATGCGTTGGAAGTGTTTCCTGTAGTCACCTACTGCAACCGGAATTCAAAAATCTGCAGATGTAGATTGCAAAGGGCAAGATTATTATGATGTAGAAGGGCAAAGTTACCGCAGGTCATCGCATGGGATACATTTACTTCTCaagataatattatttttaaagtgCAACCACCAAGTACTCCTATAGTAGCACAAAAAATCAAGATATATGGTTCAACCAGTAACACAAATTTAAAATCCTAAAAAGCTGCAAGGTCACCCACATTTTCTATATCTCATTGCCTCTCATATTTGAGAAAATACACAGTGGCCACGTCAGCATGCAATCCACTTAACACTCGACACATGAAGCCTTCAATCCCAGTCAGCAAACTTCAATTTCCCAGTGAGAAGAGAAAGACAAACTATTGTTAAAACAATTATATATTATCCTCGCTCGATTGAACACGTTTTACAtgacccactcatgattgtttgATCGAACAGATCAGAGGACCAACGCTGGTGTTTAATCATCGCTGGAGGGCTCACAATGGTTTCGAAGAGGCATTTTCTGGAGGCATTTTGCTGGGATATTTCTCACCATATGTCGAATATTCAGTGGTTTCTCCTCATATGCTGTTCTCCCTTAATCTATTCTTTCTCCATCTTATTCACACTAATCTCAATCCACCCACTACTTTATACATCATTTCCTCAGCAACCTAAAATTTAAGATGATTTTTCTCAACATAGGTTGGGCAAGTGAATATGGTGTCATTAAAGctaccaaacaaacaaaatgtcAATAAGGGTACTTATGTGATAAAGCGATCATATATAACAAACAACAGCAACATTTAGAACAATCAGTTGCTTCATACAATGTAAGGATTTGATCTTGCAAGGGACTTGATTAGTGGAGAAACCAATAGCATTATAGAGAAAAGCAATACATGTCAATATTGTGAAAACGCAAGAGAGAAACCAAACGACCGATCGACACCCCCAATCAAATTTATGAGAAAACCAAACTATGATgccaaaaaaaagttcaaatctGAAAGGATCAGCATGAATAGTACAGTATGTTAATTTGCAAAGAATGGTGTCATTGATCAGGATAAATAGAATTTGACAAAGCACTTACCACCCATGAAAGCCAACGACGGCGGATGCTCTCTGTTCAACAAATGGACCCACAAAGTCAAATCTGGATGTGTTTCCTTCATTTAAGCTGCCACTGGGATATTAGCATTTGTCCCCAAAGGAATAGTTCTTTTCAAAGAGGAAAAACACAAATTTAGGTCCACTGATGCCGTTTGTACAATGCGAGAGGCTTCATCAGGCATTCCAGCCTTCAAAAGGAAAGACACCAGAGAACTCACGAT carries:
- the LOC119984238 gene encoding probably inactive receptor-like protein kinase At2g46850, with protein sequence MLTSFLFFTLLYQTPISYSLQEIPSKWNEKCGNFHIPYPFHLNNSCASLVPIAFHVFCLNSTNLFLNIDSQKYKVLEFYSDGVLVDFPGAFPSKCRQYNDLNSFGFTGNDYFGLSGDNVIGLYDCEDSSLCKADCETIDLPGCDGNDSGSPGCCYQLSDHTTWKFGDGFSVFSKFGCRGFSSWVVSRGTTTGKRGVKLEWAIPLNSSKVVCASNAKIVNATSVRGGIRCLCQDGFVGDGFANGVGCTKSCIKNGEEAYGSDCYTRKGNQKTVIIIAGVLGPIFIVASLIALLCLVKRPIKAEAYYHDQRAHFPSTISFRKACRTRLFNYQELEEATKGFDSSQKLADVTHGTIYAGVLGDGSHVAVHKVQCEGEKDLSQVLSRIEVLSSVLHRNMARLLGCSIDSGYTPLVVYEYPANGTLEEHLHRNRGQNFGLDWNKRISIAVETASVFAFLQYEISVPIFHHDLRAGCILVDEEFSVRIAGFELLNPSRVEHESHLQKHRGGLHMSKSDVYDFGVLLLEMITGSKQIDLPTVALQKIKSGKLEEIVDPDLYYHEQPASRQEQIEIVADLATRCMLFGKDGKIGMIDVARELLHITKDSIHGGSRRGPALEETFSNSSLLQMISMSPDSIHVP